AGCATAACTCCAGGCTCATTTCTCTTGCTGTGTTCGGTCACTTTTGCTTGGGAAGGTTTGTAACTGAGTGAAGTGAGCATCTGCATGTAAGCCATAACAAGAGCTGTTCAAATTCTCAAAAGCTGCTTCAGTGGCTCCTTTATTACCTACTTGATCAACACCTCCTTACCTCCTTTGTGAAAGGGAAGGAGATAAACTACCAGAGCTTTCACAAAAGCAATCAACATACCCGACAACTGATGCAGCCCACGCAGATCTTGATTATTTCTGTGCCATAGCATAACTTGCTGATAACTAACGTAACTAagaacattatgctgctgtGATAAATGTTCTCCGTGCTTTATGTAATCCATCTTTGGGATGTAGTTTGAACACAGCAGACCCACATCAATAACATCCACTCTCACATTATTAAGCAACCTAATTTATGTGCAGATGGATTGGCCTCCTCCGCACCAATTTTTGACCTCATGACATTTTACCTAGCAGTCCAGGAAATGTGAAAAGTGATtgtgaaaagaaaagtaattttCTGTACTGTTTGACTGCAGGGATAATTTTGTGTCATTCATTTTCCTGCCTGTGACCTGGAAATGAATCTCAGTGCACCATCTTGAACAATGTCAGTTCCTAAAATGGATCTGGAGAAGAGGAGTTCTGTTCAGGGAGCTGTAATGCATCCTTTGCAGAAAAGATGAACAGGACAAATCAGGACAGGACAAATTTTGAGGTCTTTTCAGATAAGCTGATCTTTATATTTATAGCCTCTTTTGtttcattaaaatgttcaaCTGTGTGAGCAAACCAGTTTTGCATTCATGTCTATTTTAAAGTCTTCAATCTATTAAACTCATCTGATATCCGATATCATCAAATACAGTAGCAACAGGTTTTGGCAAAAATGCcatttgttttttgtacttttggTCAAATATCAGTTACAcccactcctctctctctgtctgcctcttccTCGGCCTGTATCTGTTGTGGGAGGGATTACAACGCAAAACAAAGTAGGATGTACAAACTGAGAAATGAGAAGGGGACAGATTCTGTAAGAAAATTTGTAACACCAGCAAGAGAGAAAACTGTACATAAACTACTGAGCAAGAGAGTGATGCCAGTGGTTCCTGCTTCGGAGACAAATAAAGGTTGGTACAGCCGTTATTTATTGTTCCCAAGAAAggcagggggtgggggtgggccTCGTCCCATTGTGGACCTAAACGTGTAAGTTCAAAATGCTTAAATACTCTCACAGCTACTGAACGCAGAGACTGGCTAACTACAGTCGCTCATGTAATGTCATTAGCGATACTTTAGGACCACAAACAAGTTTACATTTGAAGGTAGCCTATGGATACTTTCCGCTCTGTTTCTGCCCACCCGCACCTTCACTGAATGCGTAAATGCGCCACTCCTCCGGGAGAGGGGCGTCCACACTGTAGCCTATCAGGACGATTGGGCTCCGAAGGAGCTACTTCTCGCAGATATTCAAGCCCTGGGCTTCTGAGTGAATTTTCAGAAATAAGTAACTTGGAGCAGAGGCTGGCTGCGTTTTATCGAATTTATCATGGCATGAGATCTGTTCAGGATCCTGCTCTGCGTCGCGCCCCTTCCAGAAGTGGACGGCAATTATGCGCCTGTCCATTGACTGTATGCAAAACGTAGACACACAAAAGAACTGTTAAAATACAGTCACAGGTGTATTATAACTGCAGATACGTCCGGTTCACATCACTCAGTTAAGAAATTAGCTAAGTTCACTATTGGACCACAGCCTGCATTTAGAAACTTCATCATCTGAATTTAGGCTGCCACTGTGTTGGATTTTTGCAACCATAGTTGGCATATTTGGATAAGCAAAGTTAATTAGCAAGCTGCATTAATAAACTGAACAAGTGCAACACACAGAGTCAtatatctgctaattagtgctaagtagcAGACTAAGGAAATACTACAATTTCAAAattgaagcacaaacttcttggatggtctacAGCACACAATAGAGCATATTATATGTCTATTAATTTGATTTGAAATGGTCAAAAAGGcatcagcagcacaaacatgtggtccagttcagtgattcAGACTAGCAGAGATGAGGTCTGGCACACAGCGACTAGCTGTGTCAGGAAACCTGTCAGTCATTTCCATAACTCTAAGCCTCAGTACCAGATGTAAGGGAGTCTATGGGGAATGACTCACATTGGGTGCCGGGCTGAAGCGATGGTGTGGCAGTGAGGGGGCGCCTGGACTTCTGGAATATACCTAGAACTGCTGAATTCTTTCCTTGCTCATAAGTGGGTTTTTTGGCAGTCTATAGCCCAAATCCTGGCTCTGGTTGTGGCTCAAGAAGTAGAGCAGGACATCTACTGATTGCAAACTTGGTTGTTCAAttcctggctcctccagtctccatgccaaagtatccttgggcaagatactgaacctcgagttgctcctgatgtattAATatcagtgtgaatgttagaaagcacttagatgtagaaacactaaaaatgaaaaaaaaaaaaaagacgtagAAAAACTGTTTGGGTGAATGCAAATTTATTGTATAAAGtgatttgagtgctcaactagagtagaaaagcattatataagaactagtctatttaGCATTTTGCCTGCAAAGGATGCCAGTCTTCATTTCCTGTCTTTCAGATGCGATATGGCGATCTGCTAGTGGTGGGTCAGATATGGGATCTTTTTGGCATGGCTGAAATGAATCTCTGCTTTTAGGGTAATCACCCTTTAccccattttcttttctttgacaGAACTTTGtaaaaaattcagtttttccatttcatttcacCCTGTGGAAATGATGCTACCGATTCTGGAGAGCATGCTGTCAATCACGAGAGAGGCGTATGATCTAGgtttcagtatttattaataCCAAGCTGTTAGGAGACAATCCACAAAAGTCATGGGGGAGAACGCCTAGCATATCTGTTCCCCTAACACCTCGCGTTACTCTCGACCTCGCGAGACCGACTCATACGGCAACACCGTTAgtcaaaacagtgcattaacaCAACTGTCTACATCCCCCTTTGTAGGCCTAACATGCAAAATGAACACAACTGACTGATAGTAGGTCATTTTAGAACTTCTTGTTAGAACTTGAATTGACAATCAAAACTGaacatatcaaaataaaacagaggacAACTGAGTTAAGGTGGTGCATAAACGTTACAGTCTAGAGCGAAACAGCTACTCATTCTAACCAACAAAATATAACAGTTTACACCATGTGTACATTTAAGCCACTTATATAATGGTGCCTTAATTTGAGTTTTACTTTCAGTCCAGGTACTTTCTGTTTGGTTtggaaactctgccaaatctgGTGACatatgtggatgtggaaggctGTGCCACGCTTTCTCTCCGACTCTCCTGCAGTACACTGTTGGGACTCTTTTCTGCAGTAGTTGGTATTTGACACTGTTCTGGGTATACATGTTCCGCGtcagggtttgttgtttcaggttggtgtttattttGAGGTTGTTTCTGTTCGCTTATATGTGTGAGTGGCTCAGAGGGTCGAGGAGGTTGTGGTTCCATCACTGGCAGGAGGTGCTTTCTGTTACGTCGGTACTCTCTCCCTTCAGACTCAACTACATATGAGCGTGGTTCATTGCATCTTCGCCTCACGATGCCCATCCTGTCATATCCTTTTTCCGTTTGGAGTCTTACTACTTGATGTGGTAGCAGGGGAAGTAAGGGTTTGCTGGACTTGTCATAATAACGTTTCTGTGTCTCACGTTTCTTTGTGAGCTGGGCGTTGACATAAGCCGTTGATCTTGCTGCAGGTTTTaacagatgtttgcagatggGCAGGACCGTCCGGGTCCGCCTGGACAGCAGTCTTTGTGCGGGAGAGCCCAGGATCTTGTCCCGTGGTGTGTTACGCAGGCTTAGCAGGTTCAGGTAAAAGTCTGTCCCATCCCTTTTTGTCGTCTCCAGCAGCTTCTTTGCACTCCGTACGGCCCTTTCACTGAGGCCGTTGGACTGCGGGTAGTCGGGACTGCTCGTCACATGTGTGAAGTCCCAAGATTTGGTGAAGTCACGGAATGTCTGACTCGTGAACTGAGTGCCGTTGTCTGAATACAATTTCTGCGGTATGCCCTGAACAGAGAAATGTCGTTTTAGTTTGTTAATTACACTTAGGGAGGacatgttgctgagctggtcaacTTCAAACCACCCTGAGTACGAATCCACGAGTACAAGGTAGTGGTGGTTCTCCCATTCGAATATATCTGTGGCAACGACAGACCAGGGCAGATCAGGGACTGCGTGTAGTTTTAGTGGTTCTCTTTGTTGGTGTGGTTTCAGGCTGTTGCAGGTACTGCATGCTTGTATAGCAGTCTCCACATCCTCATTTATTGAAGGCCAGAATGCGCATTCTCTTGCCCTCCTCTTTGTAGCTTCCACACCTGGGTGGCCCTTGTGTAGCGCCTTAATATACTCGGAATGCAAGGAAGTAGGGATGACAGCTCTGTGCCTTCGCATGATGATGTCATCCTCGACGGTGAGTTCATCGCGGAGATTGAAATATGGTTTGGCCTCTACGGGCACTCTCCCTGTGCACCTGGGCCATCCATTTCTGATAAACTGGGTGATTGTCTGGAGGACTGGGTCCGTGGCTGTGTGTTCACGCAGTTCAACAAGCCGCCGTGGGGATATCAGTTGGACTGACATCACCTCAAACTCGTGCTTTTCCTCATCTGAAGGACCCACATCACGTCTAGGTGCGCGTGAGAGGGTGTCAGCCAGGTAGAGGTGTTTCCCCTTTTTGTACATCAGGGTCAGGTTGAATTTCTGCAGCGTCAACATCATGCGCTGCAGACGTGCAGGGATTGCATTAAAGGGCTTACTGTGGATTGTGACCAAGGGTTGGTGGTCAGTTTCAATCACAATGGGTTTGCCATAGATGTAGTCATAGAATTTGTAACAAGCAAAGACCACTGCCAGTAGCTCTTTTTCAATTTGTGCGTACCTCCGTTCTGTCTCGGTCAGTGCGCGGGATGCATAAGCCACTGGCATGTCGTTCTGAAGGCAGGCAGCACCTAAACCATGTTGTGATGCGTCACAGGTGAGAGTCACAGGTTTTGTGACGTCGTAGTAACAGAGCACTGGCGGCCTTGTGACACACAACTTGAGTCCATCAAACGCATCCTGTTGGTGTTGCGTCCAGCTCCAAGCCACATCCTTGTGTAGCAGTTGCCGTAGTGGCTGCGTCAGCTCGCTCAGGTTCGGGATGAATTTACCCAGGTAAGTGACCATTCCCAGAAAGCGCTGCAAGGCTGATTTGTCCTCTGGAGGGGGCATTTTATTGATTGCTGCTATTTTTGTAGGATCAGCTTTGAGGCCTGCCTCAGTGAACACGTGTCCTACGTAGCTCACCTCCCTGAGCccgaatttgcatttttttctgttgagtCTGAGCTTTATTTTTCTGGCCCGGTCCAGAACCATTCTCAGATTTTTCTCATGCTCTTCTGCGTCTCTACCACCAATAATAATGTCGTCCACGATTATAGCGCAGGGGTATCCGGCGAATATTTGTTCCATGGCTCTTTGGAAAACCTCGGAGGCGGTATTGATGCCAAAGGGCATCCTGAGGAATTTGAACCTGCCGAAGGGGGTAGTGAATGTGGTGTGGAGAGATGAGGCACTGTCTAATTTAATCTGCCAGAATGAGCTTTTGGCATCAAGGACGGAGAAGACAGTGGCGCCTGACATTTGCGCTGCCACCTCCTCTACTGTACGCATTGGGTGATGGGGGCGCATTAGTGCTTTGTTTAAGTTTCGTGGGTCTATGCATAAACGAACCTCATCTGTGTCTTTCTTGTGTGTAGCAACCATATTAGAGACCCACTCAGTGGGCTCGTCCACTGGTTCGATTACTCCAAGGTCCTGCATTCTCTGGAGTTCCAGTTTCACCTTTTCCTGCATTGCCACAGGAATGCGGCGGGGGGGGTTGATGGCTGGCACCACGGTAGGATCTAACTTCATTACATAGGTTACAGGTAGATCACCAAGTTCATTTGTAAACAAGTCCGCATATTCCTTGAACATCCTCTGTGATATTGTTTGATCCTGAACAGTGTCTATGTGGTGCACATCTTTGCTAAAGGTGACCAGTTTCATCTTCAGGCTGTCTTGTAAGCCTAGTATAGGCTGTGCACTTTTGTGAATAACTTGGAATTTTAGCATGTGGTACTGGCCATTGAGCTCACATTGCAGAGTCACTGTGCCAATTGACTCGATCACAGTCCCACCAAAAGCAATAAGTTTTATCATTCTACTTGGTTTGcatatttcttcatgttttttgaTGGTTTTGTATGTATCGAGGGAGATCACGTTGCATTTGGCCCCAGTATCAACTTTTAATTCAAGGCTTTTGTCATTAATCATTACAGTGCAGTGTCCTTCCCCTTTGTAACAGTCCTCAGTGTGTATAGTGTCGATATTGTTGTCTCCCTGTATTGACAAGCCCTCAACCATAAAAGTGTCAGTGTCAGAATCTGCCTCTGTCAATAGCTGATTTACTTGTCTGCTAGACTTGCAAACTCTTGTAGATCTGCACAGCTTCTTGAAATGGTTGTAATTCCCACAGCCGTGACACTGCTGACCAAAGGCCGGGCATTGGTGGCGTTGGGCAGGGTGTGTGCCTCCGCAGTAGCTGCAGTTTGAGATCGGTGTACTTTCCGGTTTGGCTTTAAATTTCAACTGGCCTTTGGGTTTGTTACTGCGTTTTATCTGCATGGTATCCACACTGGCAGCTGTCGCATATTTAGGTGCAGAGAGGGTTTTTGTATGTTGGTCTGTGAGCTCACTTATTTGGCAGATACGTATAGCCTTTGCTAGCGTGAGGTCAGTTTCTTTGAGTAAGGAACGTCTGACACTGTCATTACATATTCCAACGACCAGTCTGTCTCTAACAAGTTCATCCTGTAATTGGCCGAAGTTGCACGTTTTGGCAAGGTTTTTCAGTGTGCTTACGTACGATTCAACTGTTTCTGCTGGTTTTTGGCATCGAGAATTGAAATTGTGTCTCTCCATTATCACGTTTGTTTCCGGGTTACATATTTCTCTAAATTTTCGTAGCAGGCAGACGGGATCCTCCCGGGACTCCGCCTGTGTGATGACGTTTTCGCCATCTGTGACCGCGGGTGCATATGTGAATGACTGTTCCCTTTCTATAGCCTCCGGTCCCGCCAGATTGAGGAGTATGTATGCTCTCGTCTTGGCAGGCTTATCACTGTGTGCAGCGGCGATAAATATTTCGTATTCACGTTCAAACTTACGCCAGTTTTCTGCTACATTTCCGTCAAAGACGAGGGGATCGGGACGTCTGAATCCATCCGCCATTCCGGCGATTTATTCACCTCCTTTCCTGGTGCCGAGTTGTCTGTGAAATTCCGTCCGGCTCAGTCACAGCGAGGGATatcccacttctgacaccatgtcaATCACGAGAGAGGCGTATGATCTAGgtttcagtatttattaataCCAAGCTGTTAGGAGACAATCCACAAAAGTCATGGGGGAGAACGCCTAGCATATCTGTTCCCCTAACACCTCGCGTTACTCTCGACCTCGCGAGACCGACTCATACGGCAACACCGTTAgtcaaaacagtgcattaacaCAACTGTCTACAATGCACCAGTAATGATCCTGAGCCTGGTGCCTCTTTGTTGATGAGTGATGGCATGTTATGTCTATATAATCAGGCTGCAGGCAGTGGGGCCCTAGTCTGCCGTCCCACAAATGTGCAAGGAGTGATAATCCATACCTACCTGCTGAGGGGGTCAAAATTAACAGCTGAAGGTTTCCCCCCAGTGtggcagtttgtttttcagtcagaGAGCACTGAATCATGGTTAACCTTGTTCACATACAGCACAAAATAACAGCTTACCATAATTTGTAAGTAGTGGACATAAATAGACAGATTTCAGGTGAATAGGAAAAAACGATATTAAGTCATAATGTTTGCCTGAGCTTGATTGCCTTATAAAGGTTATTTATAATTCTTTCAAACAGTTTCTATAAGTGAAAAATTTGTATTGCTAAAATGTTAGCTTAGGGCCAGCACAGGGTGGAAACACTGTTTCACAACATGTAATAATACATAATCCCTTTTTCGGTCTATGCACTGCATCAAACAACCTCCAGCTTTGTTAGTCACAGTAAGAACTGGAGAAGAGGAGCCCATGCTGTGTAAGGTTCCAGTCTGTGGTTAAATGGGCTAATGCAGGCTAAGTTGCCCTCATCCAAAACCCCGAGCCAAGTTTCTCACCATGTGTGCCTCTCTATTGTAAATGGGCAGCAGCTCCCTCGGTGGGGGGCTTGGCTGGTGCTTTGAGGGACGTCCCATACTGCAAACCTCAAACCTCTGACTGCTGAGTATTTCTGCTCTCTGATGTCTAAACTGAGCCCTCTTATTTTACTCTACACCATAGTTACGGAGGGCACTGTGTGGTGAGTTTATTGGATGcctttcttattttttctttgtttttccatattctttctttctttggtcTTTGCAGCCTTTTAACTGAATGAAGatctatcccccccccccccccccccccctttcaagcataaaaacttttttttaatttcacctttctctcactctctcagtATTTGTACTTGCAATATGAGGCTGCTGCTCTTTGGGATTCTGCCAATCAAGGAGAACGCTTGTGCCCCTCTATCTAGTGTTACTGTCACCCTGTGTCTTTTAACCCTCCTCCTGATGGTCATCTGGGGTCGAAAGAGTAAGAGATCCTTCTTCCGCTTCCACCATGACCCCCAGCTGGATCACACAAAATACCCCCCACCTCCTGGCCCTAAACCATGGCCCCTTGTCGGGAATCTGCTTCAGGTTGGGGAGCAGATTCATCTTTCTCTGACCAGGCTGAGGCTTCTGTATGGAGATGTCTTTAAGGTATATAGTTAGTTTGTGCATGAATAGTTTCAGATGGACAGAGctaccattaattaatttacCCCTTATTTGTCTGTGTCATCACTCTAGCTCCGTCTCGGCTCTTTGACTGTTGTTGTTCTGAGTGGGTACAGCACTATCAGGCAGGCTCTGGTTCGGCACGGGGAAGCTTTTGCAGGGCGACCTGACCTCTTCATCTTCTCTGCTATAGCCAATGGGACCAGTATGACCTTCAATGAGAGTTATGGACCTGTGTGGTTGCTCCATAAGAAGCTGTGCAAGAATGCCCTCAGGTCTTTCTCCCAGGCTGAGCCAAGGGGCTCTGGTGCCACCTGCCTCTTAGAGGAGCATATATGTGCTGAGGCTGCAGGGATGGTGCAGGTCATTCGTCAAAAAGCTGCTCAAGAGGAACCGGATCACAGTATGACTGGTATAGACCCAGCGACGACCTTGGTAACTTCAGTGGCAAATGTCGTCTGTGCACTGTGTTTTGGAAAAAGGTATGACTACAATGACGAGGAGTTTCTCACTATTGTTCATATCAACAATGAGGTCCTGAGGCTCTTTGCAGCAGGGAATCTGGCTGATTTTTTCCCCGTGTTTCGCTACTTTCCGAGTCCATCTCTGAGAAAGATAGTCCAGCACGTTCGCAGAATGAACAGATTCATGGAGCGGAACATTGAGGAACACGTTGACACCTTTGATAAGGTAATTAAGTatgcaaatatgtt
This sequence is a window from Archocentrus centrarchus isolate MPI-CPG fArcCen1 chromosome 9, fArcCen1, whole genome shotgun sequence. Protein-coding genes within it:
- the cyp1d1 gene encoding cytochrome P450 1D1, whose translation is MSKLSPLILLYTIVTEGTVCICTCNMRLLLFGILPIKENACAPLSSVTVTLCLLTLLLMVIWGRKSKRSFFRFHHDPQLDHTKYPPPPGPKPWPLVGNLLQVGEQIHLSLTRLRLLYGDVFKLRLGSLTVVVLSGYSTIRQALVRHGEAFAGRPDLFIFSAIANGTSMTFNESYGPVWLLHKKLCKNALRSFSQAEPRGSGATCLLEEHICAEAAGMVQVIRQKAAQEEPDHSMTGIDPATTLVTSVANVVCALCFGKRYDYNDEEFLTIVHINNEVLRLFAAGNLADFFPVFRYFPSPSLRKIVQHVRRMNRFMERNIEEHVDTFDKNCIRDITDALIALCEEREENKDTSMLSDHQIIHTVIDIFGAGFDTIIAGLQWSLLYLIKFPDIQDKIHQEIDEHIGKAQLPRFSNKPKMPFTEAFIYEVFRHASYVPFTLPHCTTKDITFNGYFIPKDTCVFINQYQVNHDTDLWGNPEKFHPQRFLNPCGLLNKELTEKVLIFGVGKRRCLGDEFARLEMFVFLTTLLHGLRIENVPGQELDLTTDFGLTMKPRPYRITISQRS